In Primulina eburnea isolate SZY01 chromosome 14, ASM2296580v1, whole genome shotgun sequence, the following proteins share a genomic window:
- the LOC140812154 gene encoding uncharacterized protein: MLLSGATTRCSMILFTKARQTQNPISPAHKRATIAAAATAALLLSGAIGDETLSNVPQTLSSECVLEQQDCKKSVRIQRPRSRKAETCTIKCVGTCIQGGFGSPGEGPLNIRRPLVVFKDGFRSRKYCLGECSDICNLIGDGDDGP; this comes from the exons ATGCTGCTCAGTGGAGCGACCACCAGATGCTCGATGATATTATTCACCAAAGCAAGACAAACACAGAATCCCATTTCTCCAGCTCATAAACGCGCCACCATTGCTGCAGCTGCTACCGCTGCATTGCTGTTATCTGGAGCAATTGGAGATGAGACTCTATCAAATGTGCCGCAAACTTTATCAAGCGAATGTGTCCTCGAACAGCAAGACTGCAAGAAGAGTGTCAGAATCCAACGACCCAGGTCGAGGAAAGCAGAGACTTGCACAATTAAATGTGTCGGCACTTGCATTCAGGGTGGCTTTGGATCTCCTGGAGAAGGCCCTCTGAATATCAGAAG ACCTCTGGTCGTTTTCAAGGATGGATTCCGGAGCAGGAAATATTG TTTGGGAGAATGCTCTGATATCTGTAACTTGATTGGAGATGGTGATGACGGACCCTAA